From a region of the Bradyrhizobium guangdongense genome:
- a CDS encoding ABC transporter ATP-binding protein, whose translation MANVRLEGLNKAYGTIQILRNIDLTIDHGEFVVFVGPSGSGKSTLLRMIGGLEPISGGRLFIDNELVNDVDAADRNLGMVFQSYALYPHMTVRENLAFPLRMAKATKAEIGKRVAEAASLLQIDHLLDRKPRQLSGGQRQRVAIGRAIVREPKVFLFDEPLSNLDTELRVQMRVQIAKLHEQLGNTMIYVTHDQVEAMTMADKIVVLKDGNIEQVGSPHELYHYPASRFVAGFIGSPKMNFLGGHIEAAHETGVEVRLDAGSTVSVPVRPDQLLVGKPITLGIRPDDFSQPAEDKEIALELDVDFVEHLGSVTYIYGNAGKEAVVAKAPRLEPAKRSGKVRLAASPADCHLFTANGKALQRLHAPANWS comes from the coding sequence ATGGCCAATGTTCGCCTGGAAGGCCTCAACAAGGCCTATGGCACTATCCAGATCCTGCGCAATATCGACCTCACCATCGATCACGGCGAATTCGTCGTCTTCGTCGGGCCTTCAGGGTCGGGCAAGTCGACCCTGCTGCGCATGATCGGCGGTCTCGAGCCGATTAGCGGAGGACGGCTTTTCATCGACAATGAGCTCGTCAACGACGTGGACGCGGCCGACCGCAATCTAGGCATGGTGTTCCAGAGCTACGCCCTCTATCCGCACATGACCGTCCGGGAAAACCTGGCTTTCCCCTTGCGGATGGCCAAAGCGACGAAAGCGGAGATCGGGAAGCGTGTCGCTGAGGCCGCGTCCTTATTGCAGATCGACCATTTGCTCGATCGCAAGCCACGGCAGCTCTCCGGCGGCCAGCGCCAGCGCGTGGCGATCGGGCGGGCCATCGTCCGCGAGCCCAAGGTGTTTCTGTTTGACGAGCCGCTGTCCAACCTCGACACCGAGCTGCGGGTGCAGATGCGGGTCCAGATCGCCAAGCTCCACGAGCAGCTTGGAAACACCATGATCTACGTCACTCACGATCAGGTCGAGGCCATGACCATGGCTGACAAGATCGTCGTGCTCAAGGACGGCAATATCGAGCAGGTGGGGAGCCCCCACGAGCTCTATCACTACCCGGCGTCGCGCTTCGTCGCCGGCTTCATTGGCTCGCCTAAGATGAATTTTTTGGGCGGTCATATCGAGGCCGCGCACGAGACAGGGGTGGAGGTCAGGCTTGACGCGGGCTCGACCGTCTCGGTCCCCGTTCGGCCGGATCAATTGCTGGTCGGCAAGCCGATCACGCTCGGGATCCGTCCCGATGATTTCTCGCAGCCGGCAGAAGACAAAGAGATCGCTCTCGAGCTGGACGTCGATTTCGTCGAGCACCTTGGCAGCGTCACCTACATCTACGGCAACGCGGGCAAGGAAGCCGTGGTCGCCAAAGCGCCACGGCTCGAGCCAGCCAAACGATCTGGCAAGGTCCGCCTTGCGGCTTCACCAGCCGATTGCCACCTGTTCACGGCCAACGGCAAGGCCCTGCAGCGGTTGCACGCACCGGCAAATTGGAGCTAA
- a CDS encoding Tm-1-like ATP-binding domain-containing protein: protein MSHHCTDDAKSARLGRSPKVGAAGAVAIVATLDTKGAEASYLRNVIEGLGRTTVVLDVGTSKAGSDKEPTDGGRAVSPVELLNDIAQSARKMVDDLRQSGAISAIVGIAGGKGSAVFGEVVRDLPYGFPKLLVSSARPALLAELAVHNDIILYPTLVDLFGINAFTQRVLDNAGRAVAAMQYEPSRQRRRKKIVAITAFGVTTPAANQCVRRLGEAGLDAIVFPANGAGGRKMEQLIAAGEFDAVIDLTTTELADEIVGGTASAGPDRLKAAADRSIPQVVAPGAVDMVNFGPPSSVPDQFRCRQFYSHTRYTTLMRTTPSENASIGRLTAERLSRAEAPAIVLWPAKGVSDYDRDGGVFRDCNADRAWLDAVKNNLPPKITVRELNCHINDPEFAEAAASWILEQLAQEG from the coding sequence GTGTCGCACCATTGCACCGACGACGCGAAGTCGGCCAGGCTTGGGCGCTCGCCCAAGGTCGGAGCCGCTGGCGCCGTTGCAATCGTGGCGACGCTCGATACGAAGGGCGCAGAAGCATCTTATCTCCGAAACGTCATCGAAGGCCTGGGCCGCACGACGGTGGTCTTAGACGTCGGTACGTCCAAGGCAGGGTCGGACAAAGAGCCGACAGATGGCGGCCGCGCCGTTTCTCCCGTCGAGCTCTTGAACGACATTGCCCAATCGGCCCGCAAAATGGTCGATGATCTTCGCCAATCAGGCGCGATCAGCGCAATTGTCGGAATTGCGGGTGGCAAGGGCAGCGCCGTCTTTGGCGAAGTCGTCCGCGATTTACCATATGGCTTCCCGAAGCTCCTTGTGAGTAGCGCCAGGCCCGCACTGCTCGCCGAACTGGCCGTCCATAACGACATCATCCTCTATCCGACCCTTGTCGACCTCTTCGGGATCAACGCCTTCACCCAACGCGTGCTGGACAATGCCGGCCGCGCCGTGGCCGCCATGCAATATGAGCCATCCCGTCAGAGGAGACGGAAGAAAATCGTCGCCATCACGGCCTTCGGAGTTACGACGCCGGCGGCCAATCAATGCGTAAGACGTCTTGGAGAGGCCGGCCTCGATGCGATCGTTTTCCCCGCTAACGGGGCCGGCGGGCGCAAGATGGAACAGCTAATCGCGGCCGGTGAGTTTGACGCTGTAATCGATCTGACCACAACCGAGCTTGCTGACGAAATCGTCGGTGGCACCGCCAGCGCCGGACCGGATCGGCTCAAGGCAGCCGCGGATCGATCAATCCCGCAGGTCGTCGCGCCAGGCGCAGTCGACATGGTCAATTTTGGTCCACCATCCAGCGTCCCCGATCAGTTTCGCTGCCGCCAGTTCTACTCCCATACTCGCTACACCACGCTCATGCGCACAACTCCGTCCGAAAACGCAAGCATCGGCCGGCTTACGGCCGAGCGGCTGTCGCGGGCCGAAGCGCCAGCCATCGTGCTCTGGCCGGCGAAAGGCGTCTCCGACTACGACCGCGACGGCGGCGTGTTCCGTGATTGCAATGCCGACCGCGCTTGGCTGGACGCGGTCAAGAACAATCTGCCGCCCAAAATCACGGTGCGCGAATTGAACTGTCACATCAACGATCCCGAATTTGCCGAGGCGGCCGCGAGTTGGATCCTCGAGCAATTGGCGCAGGAAGGCTGA
- the pyk gene encoding pyruvate kinase, which produces MRRSRHAKIVATIGPATVELDQLRALDLAGADTFRLNFSHGTKDDHARAFTAIRALEREFGRPIGVLQDLQGPKLRIGSLEEGELTLQAGETVRFVLDGARGGKQAIPLPHPEIFVAAYPGQNLLIDDGRVRLSLEKPGDGDMIARVIVGGTIRDQKGVNVPGALLDIYPLTKKDRDDLVFGLELGVDWVALSFVQKPSDLIEARALIGEAAGLVAKIETPMALDHIDDIIKLSDALMVARGDLGVEIPPENVPGRQKELIRACRMAAKPVIVATQMLDSMVAAPTPTRAEASDVATAIYDGADAVMLSAETANGAYPAEAVAMMDRIIRSTEQHRLYRSLIRAAQVDEEITPPHAVAAAGADLAATIEAKAIIGFTASGTTAARISRKRPPIPVLALTPDDIVARRMCLLWGVHSVVASDPSGHEEITRIAAVAAQREGYVRSGDLAVVVFGLPFGQIGATNNVRVAVC; this is translated from the coding sequence ATGCGCCGCTCGCGCCATGCCAAGATCGTCGCAACCATCGGCCCGGCAACCGTCGAGCTCGACCAACTCCGTGCTCTCGATCTTGCAGGTGCCGATACATTCCGCCTGAACTTCAGTCATGGCACCAAAGACGATCACGCGCGCGCCTTTACCGCCATTCGCGCGCTCGAGCGCGAATTCGGCCGACCCATCGGCGTGCTACAAGATCTGCAAGGCCCGAAGCTGCGCATCGGTTCGCTTGAAGAGGGTGAGCTCACGCTGCAGGCCGGCGAAACGGTCCGCTTTGTTCTGGACGGAGCAAGAGGCGGAAAGCAGGCGATCCCTCTGCCACATCCGGAGATCTTTGTAGCTGCGTATCCAGGTCAAAATCTGCTCATCGATGACGGCCGTGTTCGCCTAAGCCTCGAAAAGCCAGGCGATGGCGACATGATAGCGCGCGTCATTGTCGGTGGAACGATCCGCGATCAAAAAGGCGTAAACGTGCCGGGAGCGTTGCTTGATATCTACCCCCTGACCAAGAAGGATCGTGACGATCTCGTCTTCGGCCTAGAGCTGGGCGTCGACTGGGTTGCCTTGTCCTTTGTTCAGAAGCCTTCAGACCTGATTGAGGCACGAGCTCTAATCGGTGAGGCAGCCGGCCTCGTCGCCAAAATCGAAACGCCAATGGCGCTTGATCACATCGATGATATCATCAAATTGTCCGACGCCCTCATGGTCGCCCGCGGCGATCTTGGGGTCGAGATTCCCCCGGAAAACGTGCCTGGCCGACAAAAAGAGCTCATTCGTGCTTGCCGAATGGCCGCAAAGCCCGTGATCGTCGCAACCCAAATGCTTGATTCCATGGTGGCAGCGCCGACGCCGACGCGCGCGGAAGCCTCCGATGTTGCGACCGCCATCTATGATGGAGCCGATGCTGTGATGCTATCAGCCGAAACGGCAAACGGCGCTTATCCGGCCGAAGCCGTCGCCATGATGGATCGTATCATCCGGAGTACGGAGCAACATCGTCTCTATCGCTCCTTGATCAGGGCTGCGCAAGTCGACGAAGAGATTACCCCTCCACACGCTGTCGCAGCGGCAGGCGCAGATCTTGCCGCCACGATCGAGGCCAAAGCCATCATCGGCTTCACGGCGAGCGGGACGACCGCAGCCCGCATTTCGCGCAAACGACCACCGATCCCCGTTCTTGCTCTGACGCCAGACGACATTGTGGCGCGACGCATGTGCCTGTTGTGGGGCGTCCATAGTGTCGTGGCCAGCGATCCCTCCGGCCATGAAGAAATAACCCGGATCGCGGCCGTGGCAGCGCAACGGGAAGGCTATGTGCGGTCCGGCGACTTGGCCGTCGTGGTCTTTGGCCTCCCATTCGGACAAATAGGCGCGACAAACAACGTACGCGTTGCTGTCTGCTAG
- a CDS encoding SDR family NAD(P)-dependent oxidoreductase — translation MTEQFSVSDRTVLVTGAGGGIGSAIVNAFRAGGANVVATDANLESLRQTLVGLPHGNGVLPMAMDVSREEDVARVLEEIGKRFGRLDVLVNNAGVKSAQPLLSGAADKIERTIQINSVAILRCSKLAIERFMTTKGGRIVNVGSSLSSQGAVFNYQAGGADYCLSKAIVHDITKLLAYECAPLKINVNAIAPGIIDTPMHGRPREETEARHSGRIPLGRVGLPNDIAGLAVFLASPAASYMTGQIVHVNGGMLMNG, via the coding sequence ATGACCGAACAGTTCTCAGTCTCAGACAGAACGGTGCTCGTGACAGGGGCAGGGGGCGGCATCGGATCTGCCATTGTGAATGCGTTTCGGGCAGGAGGGGCCAACGTCGTTGCCACCGACGCCAATCTCGAAAGCCTCAGGCAGACATTGGTAGGACTTCCCCATGGCAATGGCGTGTTGCCGATGGCCATGGACGTTTCGCGCGAAGAGGACGTGGCGCGCGTGCTCGAGGAGATCGGAAAACGATTCGGCCGGCTCGACGTGCTCGTCAACAATGCCGGCGTTAAATCTGCCCAGCCGCTCCTCAGCGGGGCGGCCGACAAGATCGAACGCACAATCCAGATCAACTCGGTCGCAATCCTCCGCTGCTCGAAGCTCGCGATCGAGCGCTTCATGACAACCAAGGGCGGCCGCATCGTCAATGTCGGTTCCTCCTTGTCTTCGCAAGGCGCCGTATTCAACTATCAGGCCGGAGGGGCGGACTATTGCCTCTCCAAGGCAATCGTTCACGACATCACAAAGCTCCTTGCTTATGAATGCGCGCCGCTCAAGATCAATGTGAATGCAATCGCACCGGGGATCATCGACACCCCCATGCATGGCCGTCCGCGTGAGGAGACGGAAGCCCGCCATAGCGGCCGAATCCCATTGGGACGGGTTGGATTGCCGAACGACATTGCCGGCCTTGCCGTGTTTCTCGCAAGCCCTGCGGCCTCCTACATGACCGGCCAGATCGTTCACGTGAACGGCGGGATGCTGATGAATGGCTAA
- a CDS encoding phosphoenolpyruvate hydrolase family protein, which produces MHNRVEQVKNAGIRQFFRNSRSFVLGAGIGSGMTARAAERAGADFVLALNAGRFRAMGGSSPASILPIRDSNEFVAGFGRTEILPSTKLPVFFGACTFDPRLDLDRFLDRIIRWGFTGVTNFPSVIHIDDFRRSLLEKSGLGYEREIELLTKARQRGLMTIAYTRSQAEARRMVEAGIEAICINFNLNRSVESGSDPSISQSELAARTSAVTRVAHSTDKNVICLLGGGPITKPDELLDICRETGVQGFIGGSSLDRVPLEMSVLEVTSGFKTIHLLREKVDLLERQLQLSGFRHGVIAQSSVMKRVLETAKRLAANPNPVLVWGETGSGKRRIANLVHSFSDRKHTKAALFQCRAGPAAGNIGALFGAERDETRKRQLSILEAANGTAVLLLHLDQLPRDGQERLADYLETGGFAPLNGVSVVRSNARIIATATIARSASLQTVLCPRLLALFTGLDIALPALPDRLEDLPQLVQHFTVEAKGDSNAPTLGIENSAFLALAGHDWPGNLRELRQIVNQLVTLQLSHITADVLRPLLTASSAVKRTNVFSEREWIIEGLKRNKLHRGKTAQSLGLSRKTLYNKIKKLRILE; this is translated from the coding sequence ATGCACAACCGGGTAGAGCAGGTCAAGAACGCAGGAATCAGGCAGTTCTTCCGCAATTCCCGTTCATTCGTGCTCGGGGCAGGCATCGGCTCGGGCATGACCGCAAGGGCGGCCGAACGGGCGGGTGCAGATTTTGTCCTTGCGCTCAACGCTGGCCGTTTTCGCGCCATGGGCGGCTCCTCGCCAGCCTCGATCCTGCCCATCCGCGATAGCAACGAATTCGTCGCCGGATTCGGCCGAACCGAGATCCTGCCCAGCACCAAACTGCCGGTCTTTTTCGGCGCATGCACCTTCGATCCGCGCCTCGATCTCGATCGCTTCCTCGACCGGATCATCCGATGGGGCTTTACAGGGGTTACCAATTTCCCCTCCGTCATCCACATCGACGATTTTAGAAGGTCCTTGCTCGAGAAATCTGGCCTCGGCTACGAGCGAGAAATCGAACTTCTAACAAAAGCCCGTCAACGCGGTTTGATGACGATTGCCTATACCCGCTCCCAGGCCGAAGCGCGGCGCATGGTCGAGGCAGGCATTGAGGCGATCTGCATCAACTTCAATCTCAATCGCAGCGTCGAAAGCGGATCTGATCCATCGATCAGCCAGTCCGAGCTCGCAGCGCGGACCAGCGCCGTGACACGGGTGGCGCACTCCACCGACAAGAACGTCATCTGTCTACTCGGCGGCGGACCCATTACAAAGCCGGACGAACTCCTCGATATCTGCCGCGAAACGGGCGTCCAGGGCTTCATAGGCGGCTCTTCGCTGGACCGGGTCCCGTTGGAGATGTCGGTCCTCGAGGTCACATCCGGGTTCAAGACGATTCATCTCTTGCGCGAGAAAGTCGATCTGCTCGAGCGTCAGCTCCAATTGAGCGGGTTCAGGCACGGCGTCATTGCCCAATCCTCAGTCATGAAGCGGGTGCTCGAGACCGCCAAACGCCTGGCTGCCAATCCTAATCCTGTGCTCGTGTGGGGCGAAACGGGCTCGGGAAAACGCAGGATAGCGAATCTCGTTCACAGCTTCAGCGACCGCAAACATACAAAGGCTGCGCTCTTCCAGTGCCGCGCGGGGCCGGCAGCGGGCAACATCGGTGCATTGTTCGGCGCGGAGCGCGACGAGACCAGGAAGCGCCAACTATCGATTCTTGAAGCTGCAAACGGCACTGCCGTCCTGCTGCTGCATCTGGATCAACTGCCGCGGGATGGCCAGGAGCGTCTTGCTGATTACCTCGAGACCGGCGGTTTTGCACCCCTGAACGGGGTATCGGTCGTGCGGTCCAACGCACGGATCATTGCAACAGCGACAATTGCTCGCAGCGCCAGCCTTCAAACCGTGCTCTGTCCTCGGCTTCTTGCCCTGTTTACCGGGCTTGACATTGCCCTGCCGGCCTTGCCGGACAGGCTCGAAGACCTTCCCCAACTGGTCCAGCATTTCACGGTGGAAGCGAAGGGAGATTCAAACGCGCCGACGTTGGGAATAGAGAATTCTGCCTTCCTGGCGCTTGCCGGGCATGATTGGCCGGGAAACCTGCGAGAGTTGCGCCAAATCGTCAACCAGCTGGTGACGCTGCAACTGTCACACATTACGGCTGACGTCCTAAGGCCTTTGCTGACCGCGTCATCGGCCGTGAAACGGACAAATGTGTTCTCCGAGCGCGAGTGGATCATCGAAGGGCTGAAACGAAACAAGCTCCACCGCGGAAAAACTGCCCAGTCCCTTGGACTCTCCAGGAAGACCCTCTACAACAAGATCAAGAAGCTGCGGATCCTGGAGTAG
- a CDS encoding helix-turn-helix domain-containing protein yields MGGFGRNRTAFLVECRLQRADGLYRWHEGLSGRHLRAARGLLNWSVKEVAQRVCVSTAIIWRIEEYSDTPMSDAQRESLRKTFVDAGIKVTLPVVGKPRCSAAMTLHRQIEMAINRYLFCSAGGQRRSQESTKLSFRQLLLV; encoded by the coding sequence ATGGGCGGTTTCGGTCGAAACCGCACAGCCTTTTTAGTCGAATGCCGCTTGCAGCGAGCAGACGGGCTGTATCGCTGGCATGAGGGCCTCAGCGGCAGGCATCTGCGTGCCGCCCGCGGCCTGTTGAACTGGTCCGTCAAGGAAGTGGCCCAGCGGGTGTGCGTCTCCACGGCGATCATCTGGCGGATCGAGGAGTACAGCGACACACCAATGTCCGACGCGCAGAGGGAAAGCTTGAGAAAGACCTTTGTCGATGCAGGAATCAAAGTTACCCTTCCGGTCGTAGGCAAGCCCCGGTGTTCAGCCGCGATGACGCTCCATCGGCAAATCGAGATGGCTATCAATCGTTATCTTTTTTGCAGCGCAGGAGGGCAGCGCCGGTCTCAAGAATCAACAAAATTGAGCTTCCGGCAGCTTCTCCTCGTGTGA
- a CDS encoding FAD-dependent oxidoreductase gives MDTPMGQSSKGMTVAIARSARADHEWATDVLVVGSGAAGLSAALYAAKAGLRVTVCEKSARLGGTTALSNGMIWVPCSPQARSAKIDDSLAKARTYLQHELGTYYRAGFIDAYLEDGPAALAALEDGTEVNFTLASAPDYHSSQIGGVDKGRALSPAPYDGRLLGADFDLIGDPIRVVLGGMMISSSEVRSFLNPFQSFAALRHVLRRVGRYARDRLGHRRGTELSGGNALIARLVVSLRKHGVEIWPGSPLIELIREDGRVTGAVVKRNGSDLRVRASHGVILATGGFARSAELRASLSGPHQHDDTLAHVDVVGDGISLASRLGAAIDNNVASAGFWTPVSILKSGSSSQVVPYGWLDRGRPGVIAVGPDAKRFVNESNSYHDICLAMFTSGYPADKRFYFICDLEFVRLRGMGHLLPWPWTLRIGKYARLGYIKVGRTIPELAKQLGLDPAALEKTVEEHNTHAAEGRDPLFKRGESAFNRTLGDPAVSKKNPNLGPIKTGPFIALPIVPATLGTATGLATDTCGQVLDGQERSIAGLYACGNDMTSPMRGIYPGAGITIGPAIVFAYRAVNAILSATQQKTKAAASGA, from the coding sequence ATGGACACACCGATGGGCCAATCAAGCAAGGGCATGACCGTGGCGATCGCCCGAAGCGCAAGGGCGGATCACGAATGGGCAACCGACGTTCTCGTAGTCGGGAGTGGTGCAGCCGGGCTCTCGGCCGCCCTCTATGCGGCAAAAGCAGGACTGCGCGTCACTGTCTGCGAAAAATCCGCCCGGCTCGGCGGCACGACAGCTCTTTCCAATGGTATGATCTGGGTTCCTTGCTCACCCCAGGCGCGCTCAGCGAAGATCGACGACTCGCTTGCGAAGGCAAGGACCTACCTGCAGCACGAACTTGGCACCTATTACCGGGCAGGCTTCATCGATGCTTATCTCGAGGACGGCCCAGCTGCACTTGCCGCCCTTGAGGACGGGACAGAGGTCAACTTCACGCTGGCCTCGGCGCCCGATTATCATTCGAGCCAGATCGGCGGCGTCGACAAGGGCCGGGCACTGAGCCCGGCTCCCTATGATGGGCGCCTTCTCGGAGCCGATTTCGATCTGATCGGCGATCCCATCCGGGTTGTGCTTGGTGGAATGATGATCTCATCCAGCGAGGTCAGAAGCTTCCTCAATCCCTTCCAATCCTTTGCCGCCCTCAGACACGTCTTGCGGCGTGTCGGTCGCTACGCGCGTGACCGGCTGGGCCACAGGCGCGGGACAGAGCTCAGCGGAGGGAACGCCCTGATCGCGCGCCTGGTCGTCAGTCTGCGCAAGCACGGCGTCGAGATATGGCCTGGCTCCCCGCTGATAGAGCTGATCAGGGAAGATGGGCGTGTCACCGGAGCCGTCGTCAAGCGGAACGGTTCCGACCTTCGCGTGCGCGCCTCGCATGGCGTCATCCTCGCAACGGGCGGATTTGCTCGCAGCGCAGAGTTAAGAGCCAGCCTCAGCGGTCCCCACCAGCACGATGACACGCTGGCCCATGTGGACGTTGTGGGCGATGGCATTTCCCTGGCGTCCAGGCTTGGAGCTGCGATTGACAACAATGTCGCCTCTGCCGGCTTTTGGACTCCCGTCTCAATTCTCAAGAGCGGCAGCTCCTCCCAAGTGGTCCCCTATGGCTGGCTCGATCGCGGCCGTCCCGGCGTCATCGCAGTGGGGCCGGATGCCAAGCGTTTCGTCAACGAATCCAATTCGTATCACGACATTTGCCTGGCGATGTTCACCAGCGGCTATCCGGCAGATAAGCGATTTTACTTCATCTGCGACCTGGAGTTCGTACGGTTGAGAGGTATGGGACATCTGCTGCCCTGGCCCTGGACCTTGAGGATCGGAAAATATGCGCGCCTTGGGTACATCAAGGTCGGCCGGACAATTCCTGAACTTGCCAAACAGCTGGGGCTAGATCCGGCTGCGCTTGAAAAGACCGTCGAAGAGCACAACACGCACGCTGCTGAGGGGCGCGATCCGCTGTTCAAACGCGGTGAATCCGCCTTTAATCGCACGCTCGGCGATCCGGCCGTGAGCAAGAAAAACCCAAATCTCGGACCCATCAAGACAGGCCCGTTTATCGCGCTTCCAATCGTTCCGGCAACGCTCGGCACGGCCACCGGCCTGGCAACCGACACTTGCGGCCAGGTCCTAGACGGGCAGGAAAGATCCATCGCGGGCCTTTACGCTTGCGGCAACGACATGACATCCCCGATGCGCGGCATCTATCCAGGAGCAGGCATCACCATCGGGCCTGCGATTGTGTTCGCGTACCGGGCTGTCAACGCCATCCTATCGGCGACGCAGCAAAAGACAAAGGCTGCCGCTTCTGGAGCTTGA
- a CDS encoding HAD-IIA family hydrolase, whose amino-acid sequence MAKSGTQLQWPEIAGVISDLDGVVYRGNAAIADAIEAFKSWQRAKLPFCFVTNNSTHTPEDVVRKVGGFGLSISPRQVVTSAITAAALIRAQYPKLTRAFVIGAPSLAKAIEEAGLEVTDAKPEVVVMGLDRQITHDKLRIAAAAILGGAVFIGTNPDLLLPTADGFEPGAGAMITAVAAATQVQPLIVGKPETHMIEAALSRLGTPRQSTLMIGDQIQTDIQAGKRAGLPAVLVTTGVPPRKDAALLPADFTVSSLSEIAVKAGVDTVRQRRA is encoded by the coding sequence ATGGCTAAGTCCGGCACTCAGCTTCAATGGCCCGAGATCGCCGGTGTCATTTCCGATCTGGATGGCGTGGTCTACCGGGGGAACGCCGCGATCGCGGACGCCATCGAAGCCTTCAAGAGCTGGCAGCGGGCAAAACTTCCCTTCTGCTTCGTCACTAACAATTCGACCCACACGCCGGAAGATGTTGTGCGCAAGGTCGGAGGTTTCGGGCTTTCGATCTCCCCGAGGCAGGTCGTGACGAGCGCCATCACGGCCGCGGCGCTCATTCGCGCCCAATACCCGAAACTGACACGGGCCTTTGTCATCGGCGCGCCATCCCTTGCCAAAGCGATCGAGGAGGCGGGCCTCGAAGTCACCGATGCGAAGCCTGAAGTCGTGGTGATGGGGCTCGACCGCCAGATTACGCATGACAAGCTGCGAATTGCTGCTGCGGCTATCCTGGGCGGCGCCGTGTTCATAGGCACAAACCCTGATCTTCTCTTGCCGACTGCGGACGGCTTCGAACCAGGGGCAGGGGCCATGATCACGGCAGTTGCAGCCGCAACTCAAGTCCAGCCTCTGATCGTCGGCAAACCCGAGACGCACATGATCGAAGCCGCGCTTTCGCGGCTTGGAACGCCACGTCAATCCACATTGATGATCGGCGACCAGATACAGACAGATATCCAGGCCGGCAAGCGCGCCGGCCTTCCTGCCGTGCTCGTCACGACAGGCGTCCCACCTCGCAAGGACGCCGCGCTGCTGCCAGCCGACTTTACCGTGTCCAGCCTTTCAGAAATCGCCGTGAAGGCTGGTGTAGACACCGTACGGCAGAGGAGAGCGTGA
- a CDS encoding phosphoenolpyruvate hydrolase family protein, giving the protein MFERSEILAKIASQVAERRAVLAAGSSCGLVAKCAVLGGADMLVVYSTGLSRLMGLPTSRIGDSNARTLELAAEIRNVVSSIPVIGGVEAWDPVRLDLDALLDKFWAAGFSGVINYPTISTMGDKWRDRRGRVGLGFEREVEMIASARKKNIFSLAYVANPDDAKAMASAGADCIIPHVGATRGGLVGHEEGRSVKDAINRINDINAAARSGRSDVVLLCHGGAIAEPADTAEVYRSTQCVGFVGASSIERIPIERAVKAAAEEFKAVPLPQHH; this is encoded by the coding sequence ATGTTTGAGCGAAGCGAAATCCTAGCGAAGATCGCAAGCCAGGTGGCCGAGCGCAGAGCGGTTCTTGCCGCAGGCAGCAGCTGCGGCCTGGTGGCCAAATGCGCTGTCCTCGGGGGCGCGGACATGCTGGTGGTCTACTCTACCGGGCTGTCGCGCCTGATGGGGCTTCCGACCAGCCGGATCGGAGACTCCAACGCGCGCACGCTCGAGCTTGCCGCAGAAATCCGCAACGTTGTCTCTTCCATCCCCGTGATCGGCGGCGTTGAGGCCTGGGATCCCGTTCGGCTCGATCTCGATGCGTTGCTCGACAAATTCTGGGCGGCCGGCTTCTCAGGCGTGATCAACTATCCCACCATCTCGACCATGGGCGACAAATGGCGCGACCGCCGCGGCCGCGTCGGGCTCGGCTTCGAACGCGAAGTCGAGATGATCGCATCTGCGCGCAAGAAGAACATCTTCTCGCTCGCCTATGTCGCAAACCCGGACGATGCCAAGGCGATGGCAAGCGCCGGGGCCGACTGCATCATCCCTCATGTCGGCGCCACACGGGGCGGGCTCGTTGGCCATGAGGAAGGGCGGTCGGTCAAAGACGCGATCAATCGCATCAACGACATCAACGCCGCGGCCAGGAGCGGGCGCTCCGACGTTGTCCTGCTCTGCCATGGTGGTGCGATCGCAGAGCCCGCGGATACGGCCGAGGTGTACCGGTCGACGCAATGCGTCGGATTTGTCGGCGCCTCCTCCATCGAACGAATTCCGATCGAACGGGCAGTAAAGGCGGCAGCCGAGGAATTCAAAGCCGTCCCGCTTCCCCAACATCACTGA
- a CDS encoding CidA/LrgA family protein, whose protein sequence is MLASLGLILLCQLIGEAITRGFGLLLPGPVVGLLLLLILLLVRDRFAIIAQGPLRNGGVETASRGLLNNLSLLFVPAGVGVVEKLDLIYAHGIAIVLILALSVVVTLLATVLTFRLVSRLFGHEAP, encoded by the coding sequence ATGCTGGCAAGTCTCGGTCTTATCCTCCTCTGCCAATTGATCGGAGAGGCCATTACGCGCGGGTTCGGCCTGCTGCTGCCTGGTCCGGTCGTCGGGCTCCTGCTGCTGTTGATTTTGCTGCTCGTCCGTGACCGTTTCGCAATCATCGCTCAAGGACCGCTGCGAAACGGCGGCGTTGAGACTGCCAGCAGGGGGCTGCTCAACAATCTGTCTCTCCTGTTTGTCCCGGCCGGCGTGGGTGTCGTGGAAAAACTCGATCTCATTTATGCTCATGGGATAGCAATTGTGTTGATTCTTGCCCTTTCCGTCGTAGTGACCCTTCTCGCGACCGTGCTAACGTTTCGCCTGGTCAGCCGGCTGTTCGGTCATGAGGCGCCATGA